A section of the Falco peregrinus isolate bFalPer1 chromosome 3, bFalPer1.pri, whole genome shotgun sequence genome encodes:
- the OTUD3 gene encoding OTU domain-containing protein 3 isoform X1, producing the protein MSRKQAAKARPAAGARKVRRPRQPSAGPAPDPAPGGGGLARQLRALGLKLREVPGDGNCLFRALGDQLEGHSRNHLRHRQETVDYMIKQREDFEPFVEDDVPFEKHVTNLAKPGTFAGNDAIVAFARNNQMNVVIHQLNAPLWQIRGTDKNNVRELHIAYRYGEHYDSVRRINDDSEAPAYLQMEMLCKNDSNKEEEVKPQKGDSEDEIEIGMDDAVQKVCNATGCSDTDLVSQILEVEDYNIESAIFAIFQVNEVERISTEEQHDPLSKDQKSCSRTLWEENGSGSRILGNRSLRQGEIENNKGQARSDEENRASRNPKVSKKQKKEQQRVEKKKRQEERHRQKVLANKSNCADSSRRDTDSNNHVTLVKAMAALNI; encoded by the exons ATGTCCCGCAAGCAGGCGGCTAaggcccggcccgccgccggaGCCAGGAAGGTGCGGCGGCCCCGGCAGCCCTCCGCCGGACCGGCTCCCGACCCCGCACCGGGTGGCGGGGGCCTCGCCCGGCAGCTGCGAGCCCTCGGCCTCAAGCTGCGGGAGGTGCCGGGCGATGG CAATTGTTTGTTTCGGGCCCTTGGTGATCAGCTTGAGGGGCACTCGCGGAACCACCTCAGACATCGCCAGGAAACAGTGGATTACATGATAAAGCAGCGGGAGGATTTTGAGCCTTTTGTGGAGGATGATGTACCCTTTGAGAAACACG ttaCCAATTTGGCCAAGCCCGGTACCTTTGCTGGCAACGATGCTATTGTGGCCTTTGCAAGGAACAATCAAATGAATGTGGTTATTCATCAGCTTAATGCTCCGCTGTGGCAG aTTCGGGGCACAGATAAAAATAACGTGAGGGAGCTGCATATTGCATATCGTTATGGAGAGCACTATGACAGTGTGAGGAGAATCAATGACGATTCTGAAGCTCCAGCGTATCTTCAGATGGAG atGCTTTGCAAAAATGATTCAAATAAGGAGGAGGAAGTGAAGCCGCAGAAGGGTGACTCTGAAGATGAGATTGAAATTGGAATGGATGATGCTGTACAAAAAGTGTGTAATGCAACTGGATGTTCA GACACTGATTTAGTAAGCCAGATTCTGGAAGTGGAAGACTACAATATAGAATCTGCAATATTTGCCATCTTTCAAGTGAACGAAGTGGAAAGAATCA GTACTGAAGAGCAGCATGATCCCCTGAGCAAAGATCAGAAATCGTGTAGCAGAACTCTGtgggaagaaaatggaagtggTTCAAGAATCTTGGGAAATCGGAGCTTGCGGCAAggtgaaatagaaaataacaaaGGACAGGCTAGATCCGATGAAGAGAATCGAGCTAGCAGAAACCCAAAG GtatcaaaaaaacaaaagaaggaacagCAGCGTGTGGAGAAGAAGAAGCGGCAGGAAGAAAGGCACCGACAAAAGGTCTTGGCCAACAAGAGTAACTGTGCAGATAGCAGCAGGAGAGACACAGACTCAAACAACCACGTCACCTTGGTGAAGGCCATGGCAGCCCTAAACATATGA
- the RNF186 gene encoding E3 ubiquitin-protein ligase RNF186: MEKSTDKPNSGNSSTAPGLPQADKDSPVIAAEGAAEMSRAGPLTENAANVKGLGFMEEHLKKIETPSGTEQDGPDAINPAISERDCPNAKPLVMLTNINPSEACSFEMNHQCPTTTSIDTDCLVCFNKYDIYRVPKLLDCQHAFCAVCLKLILRKEESTWIITCPLCRKATFVSGGLIRTLQNKEDIMEHLENPDSNPEVHISAIGLDKNSWTLTSQDVLHGDENVPADNRLAIQRLVLLLLLVVILTILILPFIYSGLIKWVICLMLTLGLVLSMVLCCTPKFYWRCNRDSLTSCRKETHIAAIA, from the coding sequence ATGGAGAAATCCACTGACAAGCCAAACAGTGGAAACAGCTCGACAGCTCCTGGATTACCTCAGGCCGACAAGGACAGTCCTGTGATCGCTGCAGAAGGTGCTGCAGAAATGAGCAGAGCAGGACCCCTAACCGAAAACGCTGCCAATGTGAAGGGACTGGGATTTATGGaagaacatcttaaaaaaattgaaacacCTTCAGGCACAGAGCAAGACGGTCCTGATGCCATTAACCCAGCAATTTCTGAAAGAGACTGCCCAAACGCAAAGCCTCTTGTTATGCTAACGAACATAAACCCTTCTGAAGCATGCAGTTTTGAAATGAACCACCAGTGTCCAACCACAACGTCTATTGATACGGACTGCCTAGTCTGCTTCAACAAGTACGATATTTACAGAGTACCAAAGCTCCTGGACTGCCAGCATGCCTTCTGTGCAGTCTGCCTCAAGCTCATCCTCAGGAAAGAAGAGAGTACCTGGATCATCACCTGCCCCCTGTGCAGAAAAGCCACTTTTGTGTCAGGAGGACTCATCCGCACGCTTCAAAATAAAGAAGACATCATGGAGCACTTGGAAAACCCAGATTCAAACCCTGAGGTACACATCTCAGCCATAGGGCTGGACAAAAATAGCTGGACTCTGACCAGCCAAGATGTTTTACACGGAGATGAAAATGTTCCAGCGGACAACAGACTGGCGATCCAGAGACtagtgctgctcctgctgcttgtgGTCATTCTCACTATCCTCATCCTCCCATTCATATACTCTGGGCTGATAAAATGGGTAATTTGTCTCATGCTGACTTTGGGGTTGGTCCTGTCTATGGTGCTTTGCTGCACTCCTAAATTCTACTGGAGGTGTAACAGGGACTCGCTCACCTCCTGCCGCAAGGAGACTCACATTGCTGCCATCGCCTGA
- the OTUD3 gene encoding OTU domain-containing protein 3 isoform X2, with the protein MRESWRSRASNCLFRALGDQLEGHSRNHLRHRQETVDYMIKQREDFEPFVEDDVPFEKHVTNLAKPGTFAGNDAIVAFARNNQMNVVIHQLNAPLWQIRGTDKNNVRELHIAYRYGEHYDSVRRINDDSEAPAYLQMEMLCKNDSNKEEEVKPQKGDSEDEIEIGMDDAVQKVCNATGCSDTDLVSQILEVEDYNIESAIFAIFQVNEVERISTEEQHDPLSKDQKSCSRTLWEENGSGSRILGNRSLRQGEIENNKGQARSDEENRASRNPKVSKKQKKEQQRVEKKKRQEERHRQKVLANKSNCADSSRRDTDSNNHVTLVKAMAALNI; encoded by the exons ATGAGAGAGAGCTGGAGATCAAGAGCAAG CAATTGTTTGTTTCGGGCCCTTGGTGATCAGCTTGAGGGGCACTCGCGGAACCACCTCAGACATCGCCAGGAAACAGTGGATTACATGATAAAGCAGCGGGAGGATTTTGAGCCTTTTGTGGAGGATGATGTACCCTTTGAGAAACACG ttaCCAATTTGGCCAAGCCCGGTACCTTTGCTGGCAACGATGCTATTGTGGCCTTTGCAAGGAACAATCAAATGAATGTGGTTATTCATCAGCTTAATGCTCCGCTGTGGCAG aTTCGGGGCACAGATAAAAATAACGTGAGGGAGCTGCATATTGCATATCGTTATGGAGAGCACTATGACAGTGTGAGGAGAATCAATGACGATTCTGAAGCTCCAGCGTATCTTCAGATGGAG atGCTTTGCAAAAATGATTCAAATAAGGAGGAGGAAGTGAAGCCGCAGAAGGGTGACTCTGAAGATGAGATTGAAATTGGAATGGATGATGCTGTACAAAAAGTGTGTAATGCAACTGGATGTTCA GACACTGATTTAGTAAGCCAGATTCTGGAAGTGGAAGACTACAATATAGAATCTGCAATATTTGCCATCTTTCAAGTGAACGAAGTGGAAAGAATCA GTACTGAAGAGCAGCATGATCCCCTGAGCAAAGATCAGAAATCGTGTAGCAGAACTCTGtgggaagaaaatggaagtggTTCAAGAATCTTGGGAAATCGGAGCTTGCGGCAAggtgaaatagaaaataacaaaGGACAGGCTAGATCCGATGAAGAGAATCGAGCTAGCAGAAACCCAAAG GtatcaaaaaaacaaaagaaggaacagCAGCGTGTGGAGAAGAAGAAGCGGCAGGAAGAAAGGCACCGACAAAAGGTCTTGGCCAACAAGAGTAACTGTGCAGATAGCAGCAGGAGAGACACAGACTCAAACAACCACGTCACCTTGGTGAAGGCCATGGCAGCCCTAAACATATGA